A genomic segment from Leopardus geoffroyi isolate Oge1 chromosome A2, O.geoffroyi_Oge1_pat1.0, whole genome shotgun sequence encodes:
- the LOC123604889 gene encoding zinc finger protein 2 homolog, translated as MRTHSGEKPFKCNQCGKAYSSSSYLNRHKRIHSGEKPYGCRDCRKTFRDSSLLRQHEEIHSKDKPYKCDQCNKTFSRRSRLNTHKILHTGEKPYACNDCGKTFSILPYLKRHKRIHTGEKSVECNLCGKALSSESYLKTHLRIHTGERPYKCGQCGKTFRMSCNLIVHKKMHAGEKPCICKDCGKSFRDHSCLKEHMRIHTGEKPFACHQCGKTFRVNYFLILHKKIHMRMKQYECKECGKAFSGVLSHRRHMKKHTREKKPFNCSECGKAFRRNASLTIHMRTHTGEKPYKCDQCGKTFNVRGNLTVHKRVHTGEKPYQCNVCGRAFSKLISLRRHHESTHAGQNS; from the coding sequence ATGAGAACCCACAGTGGagaaaaaccttttaaatgtAACCAGTGTGGGAAAGCCTACAGTTCAAGCTCTTATCTTAATCGGCACAAGAGAATTCACTCTGGGGAGAAGCCCTATGGATGCCGTGACTGTAGAAAAACCTTCAGAGATAGTTCACTTCTTAGACAACATGAAGAGATTCATTCCAAGGACAAACCCTACAAGTGTGATCAGTGCAACAAAACATTCAGTAGAAGGTCTAGGCTTAACACACACAAGATATTACATACTGGAGAGAAGCCCTATGCCTGCAATGATTGTGGGAAAACCTTCAGTATTCTCCCGTACCTTAAAAGACATAAGAgaatccatactggagagaaatCCGTTGAGTGTAACCTCTGTGGAAAAGCACTAAGTAGTGAGTCATACCTGAAGACACACCTGAGGATACATACTGGAGAGAGACCTTACAAGTGTGGTCAGTGTGGGAAAACTTTTAGAATGAGCTGTAATCTCATAGTGCACAAGAAGATGCATGCTGGAGAGAAACCGTGTATATGCAAGGACTGTGGGAAATCCTTCAGGGACCACTCGTGCCTGAAAGAACACAtgagaattcacactggagagaaaccctttGCATGCCATCAGTGTGGGAAAACCTTCAGAGtgaattatttcctcattttgcaCAAGAAAATTCACATGAGGATGAAACAATATgagtgtaaggaatgtgggaaagccttcagtggTGTCTTATCTCATAGGAGACATATGAAAAAGCACACCAGGGAGAAGAAACCCTTCAACTGTAGTGAGTGTGGAAAAGCTTTTAGGAGGAATGCATCCCTTACAATACACATGAGAacccacactggggagaaaccctACAAGTGTGATCAGTGTGGGAAAACCTTCAATGTAAGGGGTAATCTTACCGTGCACAAGAGAGTGCATACTGGCGAAAAACCCTATCAGTGCAATGTCTGTGGTCGTGCTTTCAGTAAGCTCATATCCCTTCGGAGGCATCATGAGAGCACTCATGCTGGACAAAACTCCTAG